A single genomic interval of Cucumis sativus cultivar 9930 chromosome 7, Cucumber_9930_V3, whole genome shotgun sequence harbors:
- the LOC101221537 gene encoding 60S ribosomal protein L37-3, translated as MGKGTGSFGKRRNKTHTLCVRCGRRSFHLQKSRCAACAFPAARKRKYNWSVKAIRRKTTGTGRMRYLRHVPRRFKSGFREGTEAAPRNKGAAASA; from the exons ATG GGAAAGGGTACGGGCAGTTTTGGTAAGAGGAGGAACAAGACCCATACTCTCTGTGTGCGGTGTGGCCGCCGCAGCTTCCATCTCCAGAAGAGTCGTTGTGCAGCATGTGCTTTTCCTGCTGCTCGCAAGCGCAAAT ATAACTGGAGTGTGAAGGCAATTAGAAGAAAGACAACCGGAACTGGAAGGATGAGGTACTTGCGCCATGTTCCGCGTAGATTCAAGAGCGGCTTCAGAGAGG GTACGGAAGCTGCACCCAGGAATAAAGGAGCTGCAGCATCAGCATAA
- the LOC101220677 gene encoding glyoxylate/hydroxypyruvate reductase A HPR2 isoform X1 — protein sequence MEPNIIGVAMTNSTSSYLEQQLERRFNVFKLWECPTLDPDTAKSIRAVVCNTQAGADADLIDSLPALEMVATFSVGLDKVDLKKCMEKGIRVTNTPNVLTEDVADAAIGLAIAVLRRICECDRFVRSGSWLSREFGLTTKFSGKPIGIIGLGRIGSAIAKRAQAFGCTINYFSRTVKHHLTDYKYFPTPLELAKNSQIMFVSCALTKETKHIVNREVLDALGPNGILINVGRGAHVDQSELISALLEGRLGGAGLDVFENEPHVPEQLIHELQDKTVLLPHVGSDTIDTNIAMADLVIANLEAHFKNQPLITPQCYHRSRV from the exons ATGGAACCTAATATCATTGGAGTTGCTATGACCAATTCAACATCGAGTTACCTTGAACAGCAGCTTGAAAGGCGGTTCAATGTGTTCAAGCTTTGGGAATGTCCAACGTTGGATCCTGACACCGCCAAATCCATCAGAGCGGTGGTTTGCAATACTCAGGCCGGTGCCGACGCTGATTTGATTGATTCCTTACCGGCTTTGGAAATGGTAGCAACGTTTAGTGTGGGATTGGATAAGGTTGATTTGAAGAAATGCATGGAGAAAGGGATTAGAGTTACGAATACTCCCAACGTTTTAACTGAAGATGTAGCCGATGCTGCGATTGGACTCGCCATAGCGGTTTTGAGAAGAATTTGTGAGTGTGATCGGTTCGTTAGGAGTGGTTCTTGGCTGAGTCGTGAATTCGGATTGACAACTAAG TTCAGTGGCAAACCGATAGGAATAATTGGGTTAGGAAGAATCGGGTCAGCCATAGCGAAGAGAGCTCAAGCATTTGGTTGCACCATCAATTATTTCTCAAGGACCGTAAAGCATCATCTCACTGACTACAAATACTTCCCCACTCCTCTAGAGTTGGCTAAGAATTCTCAGATTATGTTTGTTTCATGTGCTCTTACCAAAGAAACCAAGCACATTGTGAACCGAGAAGTACTTGATGCGTTGGGTCCAAATGGCATTCTTATCAACGTCGGTCGAGGTGCTCATGTCGACCAGTCCGAGCTCATCTCGGCATTGCTCGAGGGCCGTTTAGGAGGAGCGGGATTAGATGTATTTGAAAACGAACCCCATGTACCCGAACAATTGATTCACGAGCTTCAGGATAAGACAGTGCTTCTGCCTCATGTGGGATCTGATACCATTGATACTAATATTGCAATGGCTGACCTTGTCATTGCCAACTTGGAAGCTCATTTCAAGAATCAACCTCTCATCACTCCT CAGTGTTATCATAGATCTCGTGTGTAA
- the LOC101220438 gene encoding hydroxyphenylpyruvate reductase — protein sequence MESIGVAMTTQMFTYLEQNLEGRFNLFKLWNHPLDSDFLQLNAQSVRAVVGCTKSGADARLIDTFPNLEIVATFSVGLDKIDLPKCLEKGIRVVNTPDVLTDDVADAAIGLAMAVLRRISESDRFVRSGSWMKNDFGLGTRFNGKSVGIIGLGRIGSAIAKRAVAFGCPIGYFSRTEKHHRGYKYFPSVLDLAANSQILFVSCTLTEETKHIVNREVIDALGPNGILINVGRGAHVNETELVSALLERRLGGAGLDVFENEPHVPEQLLELNNVVLLPHVGTDTIETSIAMADLVIRNLEAHFRNEPLITPVI from the exons atggagaGCATAGGAGTTGCAATGACCACTCAGATGTTCACTTATCTTGAACAAAACCTCGAGGGACGATTCAATCTCTTCAAGCTTTGGAACCATCCTCTCGACTCCGATTTCCTTCAACTGAACGCTCAATCAGTCAGAGCAGTAGTCGGCTGCACCAAGTCCGGCGCCGACGCTCGTTTGATTGATACCTTCCCCAATTTGGAAATCGTTGCTACCTTTAGCGTCGGACTGGACAAGATTGATTTGCCCAAATGTTTGGAGAAGGGGATAAGGGTGGTCAATACACCCGACGTATTGACTGACGATGTCGCCGACGCTGCGATTGGACTGGCCATGGCGGTTTTGAGGAGGATTTCTGAGTCTGATCGGTTCGTTAGAAGTGGGTCTTGGATGAAAAACGACTTCGGATTGGGGACGAGG TTCAATGGTAAGTCAGTTGGCATTATTGGGTTGGGAAGAATTGGTTCAGCCATTGCCAAAAGAGCAGTAGCATTCGGTTGCCCCATCGGTTATTTCTCAAGGACTGAAAAGCATCACAGGGGTTACAAATACTTTCCCAGCGTCTTAGACTTGGCTGCAAATTCCCAGATTCTGTTTGTGTCATGCACTCTGACTGAAGAAACTAAGCACATTGTCAATAGAGAAGTAATTGATGCATTAGGACCAAATGGCATTCTTATCAATGTTGGACGAGGTGCCCATGTCAATGAAACTGAGCTAGTCTCAGCACTACTTGAACGACGTTTAGGTGGGGCAGGACTAgatgtatttgaaaatgagcCCCACGTTCCTGAACAATTGCTTGAGCTTAATAATGTAGTTCTTCTGCCTCATGTCGGAACAGATACCATTGAGACCAGCATCGCAATGGCGGACCTTGTGATTAGGAACTTGGAGGCACATTTCAGGAATGAGCCTCTGATTACTCCTGTGATTTGA
- the LOC101220677 gene encoding glyoxylate/hydroxypyruvate reductase A HPR2 isoform X2, whose product MEPNIIGVAMTNSTSSYLEQQLERRFNVFKLWECPTLDPDTAKSIRAVVCNTQAGADADLIDSLPALEMVATFSVGLDKVDLKKCMEKGIRVTNTPNVLTEDVADAAIGLAIAVLRRICECDRFVRSGSWLSREFGLTTKFSGKPIGIIGLGRIGSAIAKRAQAFGCTINYFSRTVKHHLTDYKYFPTPLELAKNSQIMFVSCALTKETKHIVNREVLDALGPNGILINVGRGAHVDQSELISALLEGRLGGAGLDVFENEPHVPEQLIHELQDKTVLLPHVGSDTIDTNIAMADLVIANLEAHFKNQPLITPCYHRSRV is encoded by the exons ATGGAACCTAATATCATTGGAGTTGCTATGACCAATTCAACATCGAGTTACCTTGAACAGCAGCTTGAAAGGCGGTTCAATGTGTTCAAGCTTTGGGAATGTCCAACGTTGGATCCTGACACCGCCAAATCCATCAGAGCGGTGGTTTGCAATACTCAGGCCGGTGCCGACGCTGATTTGATTGATTCCTTACCGGCTTTGGAAATGGTAGCAACGTTTAGTGTGGGATTGGATAAGGTTGATTTGAAGAAATGCATGGAGAAAGGGATTAGAGTTACGAATACTCCCAACGTTTTAACTGAAGATGTAGCCGATGCTGCGATTGGACTCGCCATAGCGGTTTTGAGAAGAATTTGTGAGTGTGATCGGTTCGTTAGGAGTGGTTCTTGGCTGAGTCGTGAATTCGGATTGACAACTAAG TTCAGTGGCAAACCGATAGGAATAATTGGGTTAGGAAGAATCGGGTCAGCCATAGCGAAGAGAGCTCAAGCATTTGGTTGCACCATCAATTATTTCTCAAGGACCGTAAAGCATCATCTCACTGACTACAAATACTTCCCCACTCCTCTAGAGTTGGCTAAGAATTCTCAGATTATGTTTGTTTCATGTGCTCTTACCAAAGAAACCAAGCACATTGTGAACCGAGAAGTACTTGATGCGTTGGGTCCAAATGGCATTCTTATCAACGTCGGTCGAGGTGCTCATGTCGACCAGTCCGAGCTCATCTCGGCATTGCTCGAGGGCCGTTTAGGAGGAGCGGGATTAGATGTATTTGAAAACGAACCCCATGTACCCGAACAATTGATTCACGAGCTTCAGGATAAGACAGTGCTTCTGCCTCATGTGGGATCTGATACCATTGATACTAATATTGCAATGGCTGACCTTGTCATTGCCAACTTGGAAGCTCATTTCAAGAATCAACCTCTCATCACTCCT TGTTATCATAGATCTCGTGTGTAA
- the LOC101221144 gene encoding ras-related protein Rab7 encodes MASRRRILLKVIILGDSGVGKTSLMNQYVNRKFSNQYKATIGADFLTKEVQLDDRLFTLQIWDTAGQERFQSLGVAFYRGADCCVLVYDVNVMKSFDNLNNWREEFLIQASPSDPENFPFVVLGNKVDVDGGNSRVVSEKKAKAWCASKGNIPYFETSAKEGLNVDAAFQCIAKNALKNEPEEEVYLPDTIDVAGGRQQRSTGCEC; translated from the exons ATGGCTTCTCGCAGGCGCATACTTTTGAAAGTCATTATCCTTGGCGACAGTGG CGTGGGGAAGACATCGCTAATGAATCA GTATGTGAATCGTAAGTTTAGCAATCAGTATAAGGCGACTATTGGAGCAGATTTTCTCACAAAGGAAGTTCAGCTCGATGACAGGTTATTTACGTTACAA ATTTGGGACACAGCTGGGCAAGAACGGTTCCAAAGTCTTGGAGTGGCCTTTTACCGTGGTGCTGATTGCTGTGTTCTTGTTTATGATGTGAATGTTATGAAATCATTTGATAATCTTAACAACTGGCGAGAAGAGTTTCTAATTCAG GCTAGTCCATCTGATCCTGAAAACTTCCCTTTTGTCGTATTGGGGAACAAGGTCGACGTTGATGGTGGGAACAGTAGAGTG GTTTCTGAGAAGAAAGCTAAGGCGTGGTGTGCTTCAAAAGGAAACATACCATACTTTGAGACGTCTGCAAAAGAAGGACTCAATGTCGATGCTGCATTTCAGTGTATAGCTAAAAATGCCCTTAAGAATGAACCAGAAGAAGAAGT ATACCTTCCCGACACGATTGACGTTGCAGGTGGACGGCAGCAAAGATCAACAGGGTGTGAATGCTAA
- the LOC101220910 gene encoding uncharacterized protein LOC101220910 — MLSTKSESDVTSLAPSSPSRSPKRPTYYVQSPSRCSNDGDKSSSMHTTPIYNNSPIESPSHPSFGRHSRNSSASRFSGIFRSSSGRKGSKKQISNEKGWPECNVIMEEGPYDDLEDKALSRRFQVLIALLSFIALFTLFCLIIWGASRPFKAQISVKSLAVHNFYVGEGSDSTGVPTKLLTLNSTLRLSVYNPATIFGIHVTSTPIDLIYSEIVVASGQLKKYYQPRNSHRRVSVNLEGIKVPMYGAASTLTVPPTSSPVPMTLAFKIRSRGYVVGQLVKTTHIKQISCPVGIDSTSNKAIVFKKNSCTYE, encoded by the exons ATGCTTTCTACAAAATCTGAGTCTGATGTTACCAGTTTGGCGCCATCATCGCCTTCAAGGTCACCAAAGCGTCCAACGTACTATGTTCAGAGCCCTTCGAGATGTTCTAACGATGGGGATAAATCTTCCTCAATGCATACCACTCCAATCTATAACAACAGCCCAATTGAGTCGCCTTCACACCCGTCGTTTGGCCGGCATTCGAGGAACTCATCAGCGAGCCGATTTTCGGGCATTTTCCGGTCATCTTCTGGCAGAAAAGGAAGCAAGAAGCAGATTAGTAATGAAAAAGGGTGGCCTGAGTGTAATGTAATCATGGAAGAAGGACCTTATGATGACCTTGAAGACAAAGCTCTGTCTAGACGTTTTCAAGTTCTAATTGCTCTCCTGAGTTTCATTGCTTTGTTCACACTTTTCTGCCTCATCATTTGGGGAGCCAGTAGGCCTTTCAAGGCTCAGATTTCTGTCAAG AGCTTGGCTGTGCACAATTTTTATGTTGGAGAAGGTTCAGATTCCACTGGGGTTCCTACCAAGTTGCTGACATTGAATAGCACGTTGAGATTAAGTGTATACAATCCTGCTACAATATTTGGCATTCATGTCACCTCCACACCAATTGATCTCATTTATTCAGAGATTGTTGTGGCCTCTGGTCAG TTGAAGAAATATTACCAGCCAAGAAACAGTCACCGGAGAGTATCTGTCAACTTGGAGGGAATAAAGGTTCCTATGTATGGAGCTGCATCAACTTTGACCGTTCCCCCAACAAGTAGCCCGGTTCCAATGACATTGGCGTTCAAAATCCGGTCACGAGGATACGTGGTAGGGCAGCTAGTAAAAACAACACATATAAAGCAAATCTCTTGCCCTGTGGGTATTGATTCTACCAGCAACAAAGCCATCGTGTTCAAGAAGAATTCGTGCACTTACGAGTGA
- the LOC105436203 gene encoding dynein light chain LC6, flagellar outer arm yields MLEGKALVQDTDMPGKMQIQAMDAASKALDLYDVFDCKSIAAHIKKDFDNKYGSGWQCVVGSNFGCFFTHSKGSFIYFKLETLNFLIFKGVTSSGP; encoded by the exons ATGTTGGAAGGTAAAGCTTTGGTACAGGATACAGATATGCCTGGCAAGATGCAGATCCAAGCCATGGACGCTGCTTCTAAAGCTTTGGATCTCTATGATGTTTTTGACTGCAAATCCATTGCTGCCCACATAAAAAAG GACTTCGACAACAAATATGGAAGCGGATGGCAATGTGTGGttggttcaaattttggttgtttCTTCACCCACTCCAAGGGGTCTTTCATCTACTTCAAACTGGAAACCCTCAACTTTCTCATCTTCAAAGGGGTGACTTCTTCGGGCCCATGA
- the LOC101219007 gene encoding uncharacterized protein LOC101219007, which yields MSSQNQVTPRDLLEEAKKRVLFLVICIVGLSYMMSLTSSSVWVNLPAAAFLIILIRYFSLDLEMRRKAASYIRRPLPEHGISQEKPLEFPKVVKKSEWRRKVNSRVAEDAIDHFSRHLISEWVTDLWYSRLTPDKEGPEELINIVNGVLGEIAGRFRNINLIDLLMRDLINLICTHLENFRSTKLKIEKRQLGTITLEKLDTELRQHLAMENRLHPALFSSEAQHKVLQHVMDGLILYTFKHENLQCLYFRYTARELLASAVMRPVLNLASPRFINERIESLVINMKKPKTVESMHENLGSKTDGSPSIPSDDLSKFLDPSMAGVELVQMKNAQSTTPTNLPTKFNCNASFSKDPLLSIDTRSSRSWNSEPPTSQNVHENTVQKHNSGEWGEKLDQFSRRKDKALAPEHFENMWAKGRNYKMKENENQSNKNTQHGLPQGKPLSISVKREKRISKTIDIENEGELNCSKNKTVHLGCTDPLTVNGSSCRTDSDILNNSTVMHYQDNDRDVMHLNDLDSDGNTSEDEETSNVTGLDSPVTKVWNARNNRNAGISHIHHPLESSDGCRVKKAVKGKDHNNRLSRNQSGRKRSRHNSEKLPVWQEVERTSFISGDGQDILNSPLGPANDDDSSDDSDMESSGRIHSGAAASSSVLSISHILPTDYSQSSQMVDSFFRLKCEVMGANIVKSGSRTFAVYSISVTDVNNNHSWSIKRRFSHFEELHRRLKEFSEYNLHLPPKHFLSTGLDFPVIQERCNLLDKYLKRLIQLPRISGSIEVWDFLSVDSQTYIFLDSFSIIETLSVDPADKSHEEYNRCVSNPNSPLSGLLPLRRDHATAEFFEPKLQSKAKLQPNGLRLNSKDATTEKSGLPDRNSGRTENQKENGTLSDKNSGNTENQKENEKSGEASDLLLDAATDPMLPTEWVPPNLTVPIFNLVDVIFQLQDGGWIRRKAFWVAKQVLQLGMGDALEDWLIQKIQRFRKGSSMASAINRLEQILWPGGVFITKRPKQPPSPEGSTSGNNSNEILSPRSLEELQQQEADRRAKLVYDLMITNAPPAIVGLVGRKEYEQCAKDLYYFLQSAVCTKLLALDLIELLLLTLFPELDSVFKQLHERKEKFGKLDAHV from the exons ATGAGCTCGCAGAATCAGGTTACGCCTCGGGACCTCCTCGAGGAAGCAAAGAAACGGGTTCTTTTTCTGGTGATATGCATTGTGGGTTTATCGTATATGATGTCAT TGACAAGCTCATCTGTTTGGGTAAATTTACCTGCTGCTGCATTTCTGATCATCCTCATCCGCTATTTCTCTTTAGATTTAGAAATGAGGAGAAAAGCTGCTTCGTATATACGTAGACCTTTACCAGAACATGGTATTTCTCAAGAGAAACCTCTCGAGTTTCCTAAAGTTGTAAAGAAGTCAGAGTGGAGAAGGAAAGTTAATTCACGTGTTGCTGAGGATGCAATAGATCACTTCAGTAGACATTTAATTTCAGAGTGGGTGACAGATCTTTGGTATTCTCGTTTAACACCCGATAAAGAAGGTCCAGAGGAATTGATAAACATTGTCAATGGTGTGCTTGGAGAAATCGCTGGACGCTTTAGGAATATTAATCTGATTGATCTTCTAATGAG GGATCTTATTAATCTCATCTGCACACACTTGGAAAATTTTCGttcaactaaattaaaaatagagaaacGACAGTTAGGAACCATCACACTTGAAAAATTGGATACAGAACTCAGACAACACCTGGCTATGGAGAACAGGTTGCACCCTGCTTTATTTTCTTCTGAAGCTCAGCATAAG GTCTTGCAGCATGTGATGGATGGtcttattttatatacattCAAGCATGAGAATCTTCAGTGCTTATACTTCCGCTATACAGCAAGGGAGCTTCTTGCTTCTGCAGTAATGCGGCCAGTTTTAAACTTAGCTAGCCCAAG GTTTATTAACGAAAGAATAGAATCCTTAGtcataaatatgaaaaagccTAAGACAGTGGAATCGATGCATGAAAATTTAGGGTCCAAAACTGATGGATCTCCAAGCATTCCCTCTGATGATCTTTCCAAGTTCCTTGATCCTTCTATGGCTGGTGTTGAGCTGGTGCAGATGAAAAATGCACAATCCACCACTCCTACAAACTTACCTACAAAATTCAACTGCAATGCTAGTTTTTCCAAGGATCCACTTCTCTCAATTGATACTCGATCTTCTCGGTCCTGGAACTCTGAGCCCCCGACATCCCAAAATGTTCACGAAAACACTGTTCAGAAACATAACAGTGGAGAATGGGGTGAAAAGTTGGATCAGTTTTCTCGTAGAAAGGATAAGGCCCTAGCTCCTGAGCattttgaaaacatgtggGCAAAAGGGAGAAactacaaaatgaaagaaaatgagaatcaATCAAACAAGAATACCCAGCATGGCCTCCCTCAAGGGAAGCCTCTTTCAATCTCAGTGAAGCGTGAGAAGAGAATCTCGAAAACGATTGATATAGAAAATGAGGGCGAGCTTAATTGctctaaaaacaaaactgtTCACTTAGGCTGTACTGACCCGCTTACAGTCAATGGTTCGTCCTGTCGAACAGATTCAGACATACTAAATAACTCTACTGTGATGCATTATCAAGACAATGATCGTGATGTCATGCACCTGAATGATCTTGACTCAGATGGAAATACTTCTGAAGATGAGGAAACAAGCAATGTTACAGGCCTTGACTCTCCTGTAACCAAAGTGTGGAATGCTAGAAACAATAGAAATGCTGGAATTTCACACATTCATCACCCGCTTGAGAGTTCTGATGGTTGTAGAGTTAAGAAGGCAGTTAAAGGGAAAGATCACAATAATAGGTTATCAAGGAATCAGTCTGGAAGGAAAAGATCCCGTCATAACAGTGAGAAGTTACCTGTTTGGCAAGAGGTTGAGAGAACAAGCTTTATATCTGGTGATGGGCAGGATATACTAAATTCTCCTCTAGGACCTGCAAATGACGACGATTCTAGTGATGATTCTGATATGGAGAGTTCAGGAAGAATTCACAGCGGAGCAGCGGCTTCTTCATCTGTACTTTCAATTTCCCATATTCTTCCTACCGATTACTCACAAAGTTCTCAGATGGTGGATTCATTCTTTAGGCTGAAATGTGag GTGATGGGTGCAAATATAGTCAAGAGCGGTTCGAGAACATTTGCTGTATATTCCATATCTGTTACAGatgtaaataataatcataGCTGGTCTATCAAAAGAAG GTTTAGCCATTTTGAGGAGTTGCACAGACGTCTAAAAGAGTTTTCAGAGTACAATTTACATTTGCCACCAAAACATTTCCTTTCCACGGGATTAGATTTTCCTGTTATTCAGGAACGATGTAATTTACTCGATAAGTATTTAAAG AGGCTTATACAGCTCCCGAGAATCTCAGGGTCTATTGAAGTTTGGGACTTTCTCAGTGTTGATTCTCAG ACATACATATTTTTGGATTCATTTTCCATCATCGAAACTTTGTCAG TTGATCCGGCTGATAAATCCCATGAAGAGTATAATAGATGTGTTTCAAACCCGAACAGCCCTTTATCAGGATTATTACCACTGAGGAGAGACCACGCAACAGCTGAATTCTTTGAGCCTAAATTGCAGTCGAAAGCCAAACTTCAGCCTAATGGCTTGAGATTGAACTCAAAAG ATGCTACTACGGAGAAGAGTGGATTGCCTGATAGGAACTCTGGGAGAACTGAGAACCAGAAGGAGAATGGAACATTATCTGATAAAAACTCAGGGAATACTGAGAACcagaaagagaatgaaaaatctGGAGAGGCTTCTGATTTGCTTCTTGACGCTGCGACTGATCCAATGTTGCCCACTGAG TGGGTGCCGCCAAATTTAACAGTAccaatatttaatttggtgGATGTGATATTTCAACTACAAGATGGGGGATGGATCAG GAGAAAGGCATTTTGGGTGGCAAAACAGGTGCTACAATTGGGCATGGGGGATGCTCTTGAGGATTGGTTGATTCAGAAAATCCAGCGTTTTCGCAAGGGATCTTCCATGGCCTCCGCTATCAACCGCCTCGAGCAG ATTTTATGGCCTGGTGGGGTATTCATAACCAAGCGTCCAAAGCAACCACCATCACCCGAAGGTTCCACTTCCGGCAACAACTCCAACGAGATCCTATCTCCTCGATCCCTCGAGGAACTGCAGCAGCAAGAAGCCGATCGTCGTGCAAAGCTTGTGTATGACTTGATGATCA CCAATGCTCCACCTGCTATTGTGGGGCTAGTTGGTCGAAAGGAGTATGAGCAATGTGCCAAGGATCTGTATTACTTCCTTCAG TCAGCTGTATGCACGAAGCTATTGGCACTGGACCTCATTGAGCTATTGCTGTTAACCTTGTTTCCAGAACTTGATTCTGTCTTCAAACAGCTGCACGAAAGAAAGGAGAAGTTTGGCAAACTCGATGCACATGTCTAA